A section of the Humulus lupulus chromosome 2, drHumLupu1.1, whole genome shotgun sequence genome encodes:
- the LOC133813971 gene encoding protein FAR1-RELATED SEQUENCE 5-like produces the protein MASKKKIGRKSSRSRKEFAQSNNWSDYSTGSTPYYSDDFEVNVNHDQGFHPNPPPTMSPSIEIQERSANIVLHELSSDTSDAEEQQRMGGKKCGDGEEDYTDFGASPYASEEAQPSSPLLTVIYPQLFQHYTMSKLDDIEIRQMECNKKIDRLSSQMAAYFNGAGPKPTPSTTGPSTGINNGLDLADYEDPTVLDKEGEGNFSKFRIFENPLELSKNTLIGHVFETLDLAEEFIYAYGRVIGFSIRKGHMRKNSAGQIREREWVCSREGSRLEANLNRQDKKTELKKITRVHCKVVFRVNLIKCSGKWSCKEFSTDHSHPVTINDHKQFLRSNRFVSPGDLQQAKSMKDAGVRTCHIMSYMADKVGVYHKLSFTVKDLYNRMSAATNVQFAGSDAGRAVGYLEHKADHDPRFYGIFSYDNKRRLLNLFWADGKSRLDYEMYGHAIAFDSTYKTNSYGKPLLVWVGVNNHFRTTILGLAILANESASSYMWATRAFLECMDEAQPKTVVIDGDEAIATEGGDSSLIPNATHRLCYWHMHNKVVKKVKDPSFSESLTKLVFKYYDVDEFEDKFSEVMIQYGLQGKKYGAKLYNTRHKWAETYLRGNFFCGMSTTQRNEGINAVLKKKLNQKLKLYEFFRALDMALSWVRHREATDDYESLHTSPQLGVTNLPVMEEELSRIYTKNMFFKVRRQMSKEGQYTVLTKTIMEGAIMMKLHKFRRGPSRAVYATFDHDFFWTIEARSGESSIWNDSCIHIDKTTLQKDRFGQISNRMNEVAFLSSRTDYAHRIATLEIDRICATFKEALVIGGDSCTSNLPMHRASQFIVQDPEFTKSKGTGRIAGTRNSVGRKCSLCKKAGHNKLTCPKRLKGKEPCVYYEDSENEEDDEYANHEEGSHQWTENKTFNFEEDEVGGSQGREFDFKA, from the exons ATggcttccaaaaaaaaaattggtaggaAATCTTCACGTTCCAGAAAGGAGTTTGCTCAATCAAACAACTGGTCCGACTATTCTACAGGCAGCACTCCGTACTACTCTGATGACTTTGAAGTCAATGTAAACCACGACCAAGGTTTTCACCCAAACCCTCCACCCACTATGTCGCCGTCCATTGAAATCCAAGAGAGGTCAGCCAATATTGTTTTGCATGAACTCTCTTCTGACACCAGCGATGCGGAGGAACAACAAAGAATGGGAGGCAAGAAATGTGGGGACGGGGAGGAAG ACTACACCGACTTCGGTGCTTCCCCATATGCATCTGAGGAGGCACAACCATCGTCGCCGCTATTGACGGTGATATATCCACAACTCTTCCAACACTATACCATGAGCAAACTCGATGACATCGAAATCAGACAAATGGAGTGCAATAAGAAAATAGATCGCCTGTCTTCTCAGATGGCTGCCTACTTCAATGGTGCTGGTCCCAAACCTACTCCATCCACAACAGGTCCATCTACTGGAATCAACAACG GACTGGATTTGGCAGATTATGAGGACCCAACTGTGTTGGATAAGGAAGGAGAGGGAaatttttcaaagtttagaatCTTTGAAAACCCACTAGAATTGAGTAAGAACACCCTAATAGGCCATGTTTTTGAGACACTGGACCTTGCAGAGGAATTTATATATGCATATGGAAGAGTGATTGGATTTAGCATTCGAAAAGGTCACATGAGGAAGAATAGCGCTGGCCAGATTCGCGAGCGAGAGTGGGTGTGCTCTAGGGAAGGGTCTAGGTTAGAGGCAAATTTAAATAGGCAGGATAAAAAAACGGAACTGAAGAAAATTACCAGAGTCCATTGTAAGGTTGTATTCCGGGTTAATCTGATTAAGTGTAGTGGTAAATGGAGTTGCAAGGAGTTCTCAACAGATCACTCACATCCGGTCACCATCAATGACCACAAGCAGTTTCTACGGTCCAACAGGTTTGTGTCACCTGGTGATCTTCAGCAGGCAAAGTCAATGAAGGATGCAGGTGTTAGAACATGCCACATAATGTCGTACATGGCCGACAAGGTGGGGGTTTATCATAAATTGTCGTTCACGGTGAAAGACCTGTACAATCGTATGTCTGCTGCAACAAATGTGCAGTTTGCAGGATCGGACGCGGGTCGTGCTGTCGGGTATCTAGAGCATAAAGCTGATCACGATCCGAGATTTTATGGAATATTCTCGTACGACAACAAAAGACGACTTTTGAACTTGTTTTGGGCGGATGGGAAGTCAAGACTGGACTATGAGATGTATGGACATGCAATCGCATTTGACTCAACATATAAGACCAATAGTTATGGCAAACCGTTACTTGTATGGGTGGGAGTCAACAACCATTTCAGGACTACCATACTAGGCCTTGCAATTCTCGCAAACGAGTCTGCAAGCAGCTACATGTGGGCGACACGAGCCTTTTTAGAATGTATGGATGAGGCTCAACCCAAAACAGTTGTCATCGATGGCGATGAGGCGATTGCAACagaaggaggggatagtt cttTGATCCCAAATGCAACCCACCGCCTTTGTTATTGGCATATGCACAACAAAGTTGTTAAGAAGGTGAAAGACCCAAGTTTCAGCGAAAGCCTAACAAAGCTCGTGTTCAAGTATTATGATGTTGACGAGTTTGAGGATAAATTCAGTGAAGTTATGATACAGTATGGGTTGCAAGGAAAGAAGTATGGTGCTAAATTGTACAATACAAGACATAAATGGGCAGAGACCTACTTGAGAGGGAACTTTTTCTGTGGCATGTCAACCACCCAACGTAACGAAGGTATTAATGCCGttctgaagaaaaaattgaaccaGAAGTTGAAGCTATATGAATTTTTTAGGGCCCTTGACATGGCCCTTTCATGGGTTAGGCATCGCGAAGCAACCGATGATTATGAGTCACTGCACACATCACCACAATTAGGAGTGACGAACTTACCAGTTATGGAGGAAGAACTTTCAAGGATATATACAAAGAATATGTTTTTTAAGGTTAGACGACAAATGTCAAAGGAAGGCCAGTACACTGTACTCACAAAAACCATCATGGAGGGTGCTATAATGATGAAACTACACAAGTTTCGTCGGGGACCAAGCCGAGCAGTCTATGCAACTTTTGATCATGACTTTTTT TGGACAATTGAAGCTCGGTCGGGAGAGAGTTCAATCTGGAATGATAGTTGTATTCATATTGATAAAACCACCCTCCAAAAGGATAGGTTTGGACAAATAAGTAATCGAATGAATGAGGTTGCCTTCCTCTCGAGTAGGACCGACTATGCACATCGTATTGCTACACTCGAAATTGATCGAATTTGTGCAACATTCAAAGAAGCTTTAGTGATTGGTGGAGATAGTTGCACGTCCAACCTCCCTATGCATAGGGCGTCCCAGTTCATTGTGCAAGACCCAGAATTCACCAAATCTAAGGGGACTGGGAGAATAGCAGGAACAAGAAATAGTGTCGGTAGGAAATGTAGTTTATGCAAGAAGGCTGGTCACAACAAGTTAACATGCCCCAAAAGACTGAAGGGAAAGGAACCGTGTGTCTATTATGAAGATTccgaaaatgaagaagatgacgaATATGCTAATCATGAAGAGGGCAGTCATCAATGGACAGAAAACAAAACATTCaattttgaagaagatgaagtGGGAGGCAGTCAAGGAAGAGAGTTTGACTTCAAAGCTTAG